A window from Plodia interpunctella isolate USDA-ARS_2022_Savannah chromosome 2, ilPloInte3.2, whole genome shotgun sequence encodes these proteins:
- the kcc gene encoding solute carrier family 12 member 4 isoform X7, which yields MSERFKVTKHEEPSGKTYKNYGATSAESDVELKGKLLPDSGDTDEHGLPAQKDKGCDTNLYLYHEEIEDRPRAATFLSSLADYSNTIPTASAADPDAAKPAPPARMGTLIGVYLPCIQNIFGVILFIRLTWVVGTAGAIQGFLIVLTCCCTTMLTAISMSAIATNGVVPAGGSYFMIGRSLGPECGGAVGMLFYTGTTLAAAMYIVGAVEIVLTYMAPSLSIFGDFTKDPEAMYNNFRVYGTGLLIVMGMVVFVGVKFVNKFATIALACVILSISAVYAGIFVNFNGNDKLQMCILGKRLLKDIHISDCAKNITGPLYKLFCPNNTCDPYFLAHNVSIVKGIKGLSSGVFFDNLEDSFLQLGQYIAYGKEPDDIEQMERPTYNQVYADLTTTFTILIGIFFPSVTGIMAGSNRSGDLADAQKSIPIGTICAILTTSTVYLSCVLLFAGTVDNLLLRDKFGQSIGGKLVVANMAWPNEWVILIGSFLSTLGAGLQSLTGAPRLLQAIAKDEIIPFLAPFAVSSSRGEPTRALLLTMLICQCGILLGNVDILAPLLSMFFLMCYGFVNLACALQTLLKTPNWRPRFKYYHWSLSLAGLTLCISIMFMTSWFYALIAMGMAGLIYKYIEYRGAEKEWGDGLRGLALSAARYSLLRLEEGPPHTKNWRPQVLVLAKMNTDLKPTYRKMLAFASQLKAGKGLTVCVSVISGDYTRLSSEALSAKQNLRKCMEDEKLKGFVDVLVAPNIADGLSHFVQTCGLGGLKPNTVIVGWPYGWRHSEEMPVSEPKWHGFLHTVRAVAAARMALLVPKGINFFPDSTEKISGNIDIWWIVHDGGMLMLLPFLLKQHRTWKNCKMRIFTVAQMEDNSIQMKKDLKMFLYQLRIEAEVEVVEMTDSDISAYTYERTLMMEQRNQMLRELRLNKKETLGMVQAIVDHHHADVKTASKVRFAEPGAETAEDAPSPPLSDAEDKDKDRDDKCEGDVSPPPEPDKHKENNPNGDTLKPKPNMADITPDEGTVRRMHTAVKLNEVIVTRSHDSQLVILNLPGPPRDTKFERESNYMEFLEVLTEGLEKVLMVRGGGREVITIYS from the exons GAAGAAATCGAGGACAGACCTCGTGCGGCGACGTTCCTCAGTTCCCTGGCGGACTACTCCAACACGATCCCGACAGCATCCGCGGCCGACCCCGACGCCGCCAAGCCCGCGCCGCCCGCGCGCATGGGCACCCTCATCGGCGTCTACCTACCCTGCATCCAGAACATCTTCGGCGTCATCCTCTTCATCCGTCTCACCTGGGTCGTCGGCACCGCCGGAGCTATACAAGGCTTCCTCATTGTGCTCACGTGTTGTTGTACG ACGATGTTAACAGCGATATCGATGTCTGCGATCGCGACGAACGGCGTAGTGCCGGCTGGTGGGTCTTACTTCATGATCGGCCGCTCGCTGGGCCCCGAGTGCGGGGGCGCGGTCGGCATGCTCTTCTACACCGGGACGACGCTGGCTGCGGCTATGTATATCGTCGGTGCTGTCGAGATCGTGCTG ACATACATGGCCCCCTCATTGTCCATCTTCGGCGACTTCACCAAGGACCCCGAGGCGATGTACAACAACTTCAGGGTGTACGGCACGGGGCTGCTCATCGTCATGGGCATGGTGGTGTTCGTGGGAGTCAAGTTTGTGAACAAGTTCGCCACTATTGCGCTCGCTTGCGTCATATTGTCCATTTCTGCAGTCTACGCTGGCATCTTCGTTAACTTCAATGGAAATGACAAACTTCA AATGTGTATCCTGGGCAAACGGTTACTGAAAGATATCCATATTAGCGATTGCGCAAAGAATATCACCGGCCCGCTGTACAAACTCTTCTGTCCTAACAACACTTGCGATCCTTACTTCTTGGCTCACAACGTTAGCATCGTAAAAGGAATTAAG GGATTATCAAGCGGTGTATTTTTCGATAACTTGGAAGACTCATTCTTGCAATTAGGGCAATACATTGCATATGGAAAGGAGCCAGATGATATCGAACAAATGGAGAGACCAACATATAATCAAGTTTACGCTGACCTCACGACAACTTTTACGATTCTTATCGGAATCTTCTTTCCATCAGTAACTG GTATAATGGCTGGCTCCAATCGATCTGGAGACTTGGCAGACGCACAAAAGAGCATCCCGATCGGGACCATCTGCGCCATCCTTACTACCTCGACCGTATATCTCTCCTGTGTATTGCTGTTCGCCGGGACTGTGGACAATTTGCTCCTCCGTGACAA GTTTGGCCAATCTATTGGAGGGAAGCTTGTGGTAGCTAACATGGCATGGCCAAACGAGTGGGTAATTTTGATTGGCTCCTTCCTATCGACACTTGGAGCCGGATTGCAATCTTTGACCGGAGCACCCCGTCTCCTTCAAGCCATTGCAAAGGATGAGATCATACCGTTCTTGGCCCCATTTGCCGTTTCATCTAGCAGGGGCGAACCTACAAG GGCCCTTCTGCTAACGATGTTGATCTGCCAATGCGGTATCTTACTGGGTAACGTTGACATCCTCGCGCCATTGCTTTCTATGTTCTTCCTCATGTGCTACGGATTCGTCAATCTGGCGTGCGCCTTGCAAACTCTTCTGAAGACTCCTAACTGGCGTCCAAGATTTAAGTATTACCACTG GTCTCTATCTCTTGCTGGTCTGACGCTGTGTATCTCGATCATGTTCATGACGTCATGGTTCTATGCTCTTATTGCTATGGGAATGGCTGGccttatttacaaatacatcGAATATCGCGG agcGGAGAAGGAATGGGGTGACGGCCTCCGAGGTTTGGCTTTGTCAGCGGCTCGATACTCCCTGCTGCGCCTGGAAGAAGGTCCTCCCCATACCAAGAACTGGCGGCCGCAGGTGCTCGTGCTGGCTAAAATGAACACTGATCTCAAACCGACCTACCGCAAGATGCTGGCATTCGCCAGTCAACTCAAAGCTG GCAAGGGTTTGACGGTATGCGTGTCTGTGATATCCGGCGATTACACTCGGCTGTCGAGCGAGGCTCTCAGTGCCAAGCAGAACTTACGCAAATGCATGGAGGACGAGAAGCTGAAGGGATTCGTGGATGTATTAGTGGCACCCAACATCGCTGATGGACTCAGTCATTT cGTACAAACTTGTGGTTTGGGAGGACTAAAGCCCAACACCGTGATCGTTGGCTGGCCATACGGCTGGCGGCATTCTGAGGAGATGCCTGTCAGCGAGCCCAAGTGGCACGGTTTCCTGCACACCGTCCGTGCCGTGGCTGCCGCTCGTATGGCCCTACTGGTACCCAAAGGAATCAACTTCTTCCCTGACTCGACTGAGAAG ATATCAGGCAACATCGACATCTGGTGGATCGTGCACGACGGCGGCATGCTAATGCTGCTGCCGTTCCTGCTGAAGCAGCACCGCACCTGGAAGAACTGCAAGATGCGCATCTTCACCGTAGCACAAATGGAAGACAATTCTATCCAGATGAAGAAGGACCTCAAGATGTTCCTCTATCAACTCCGAATTGAAGCCGAAGTCGAAGTTGTTGAGATG ACGGACAGCGACATATCCGCGTACACATACGAGCGCACGCTGATGATGGAACAGCGCAACCAGATGCTGCGAGAGCTCCGGCTCAACAAGAAGGAGACGCTTGGCATG GTTCAAGCAATAGTGGACCACCACCATGCAGACGTGAAGACCGCCAGCAAGGTACGGTTCGCGGAGCCCGGCGCTGAGACGGCAGAAGACGCCCCCTCTCCACCACTCTCTGATGCCGAGGACAAAGACAAGGACAGAGATGACAAG TGCGAGGGCGACGTCTCGCCGCCGCCTGAACCAGACAAGCACAAGGAGAACAACCCCAATGGAGACACGCTCAAACCCAAACCCAACATGGCCGATATCACACC TGACGAAGGCACAGTGCGGCGGATGCACACAGCGGTGAAGCTGAACGAAGTGATCGTGACACGCTCGCACGACTCCCAGCTTGTCATACTGAACCTGCCTGGCCCGCCCAGGGACACTAAATTTGAGAGGGAGTCCAATT ATATGGAGTTTCTAGAGGTGCTGACAGAGGGCCTGGAGAAGGTGCTGATGGTTCGTGGAGGCGGTCGCGAGGTGATCACCATCTACTCGTGA
- the kcc gene encoding solute carrier family 12 member 4 isoform X4 — protein sequence MWSAGETPLMTPDGYSSISAGDTDEHGLPAQKDKGCDTNLYLYHEEIEDRPRAATFLSSLADYSNTIPTASAADPDAAKPAPPARMGTLIGVYLPCIQNIFGVILFIRLTWVVGTAGAIQGFLIVLTCCCTTMLTAISMSAIATNGVVPAGGSYFMIGRSLGPECGGAVGMLFYTGTTLAAAMYIVGAVEIVLTYMAPSLSIFGDFTKDPEAMYNNFRVYGTGLLIVMGMVVFVGVKFVNKFATIALACVILSISAVYAGIFVNFNGNDKLQMCILGKRLLKDIHISDCAKNITGPLYKLFCPNNTCDPYFLAHNVSIVKGIKGLSSGVFFDNLEDSFLQLGQYIAYGKEPDDIEQMERPTYNQVYADLTTTFTILIGIFFPSVTGIMAGSNRSGDLADAQKSIPIGTICAILTTSTVYLSCVLLFAGTVDNLLLRDKFGQSIGGKLVVANMAWPNEWVILIGSFLSTLGAGLQSLTGAPRLLQAIAKDEIIPFLAPFAVSSSRGEPTRALLLTMLICQCGILLGNVDILAPLLSMFFLMCYGFVNLACALQTLLKTPNWRPRFKYYHWSLSLAGLTLCISIMFMTSWFYALIAMGMAGLIYKYIEYRGAEKEWGDGLRGLALSAARYSLLRLEEGPPHTKNWRPQVLVLAKMNTDLKPTYRKMLAFASQLKAGKGLTVCVSVISGDYTRLSSEALSAKQNLRKCMEDEKLKGFVDVLVAPNIADGLSHFVQTCGLGGLKPNTVIVGWPYGWRHSEEMPVSEPKWHGFLHTVRAVAAARMALLVPKGINFFPDSTEKISGNIDIWWIVHDGGMLMLLPFLLKQHRTWKNCKMRIFTVAQMEDNSIQMKKDLKMFLYQLRIEAEVEVVEMTDSDISAYTYERTLMMEQRNQMLRELRLNKKETLGMMQNFVDYRENAEEKLPLVQAIVDHHHADVKTASKVRFAEPGAETAEDAPSPPLSDAEDKDKDRDDKDDFRSSLLHIIDSMWDSDERSQCEGDVSPPPEPDKHKENNPNGDTLKPKPNMADITPDEGTVRRMHTAVKLNEVIVTRSHDSQLVILNLPGPPRDTKFERESNYMEFLEVLTEGLEKVLMVRGGGREVITIYS from the exons GAAGAAATCGAGGACAGACCTCGTGCGGCGACGTTCCTCAGTTCCCTGGCGGACTACTCCAACACGATCCCGACAGCATCCGCGGCCGACCCCGACGCCGCCAAGCCCGCGCCGCCCGCGCGCATGGGCACCCTCATCGGCGTCTACCTACCCTGCATCCAGAACATCTTCGGCGTCATCCTCTTCATCCGTCTCACCTGGGTCGTCGGCACCGCCGGAGCTATACAAGGCTTCCTCATTGTGCTCACGTGTTGTTGTACG ACGATGTTAACAGCGATATCGATGTCTGCGATCGCGACGAACGGCGTAGTGCCGGCTGGTGGGTCTTACTTCATGATCGGCCGCTCGCTGGGCCCCGAGTGCGGGGGCGCGGTCGGCATGCTCTTCTACACCGGGACGACGCTGGCTGCGGCTATGTATATCGTCGGTGCTGTCGAGATCGTGCTG ACATACATGGCCCCCTCATTGTCCATCTTCGGCGACTTCACCAAGGACCCCGAGGCGATGTACAACAACTTCAGGGTGTACGGCACGGGGCTGCTCATCGTCATGGGCATGGTGGTGTTCGTGGGAGTCAAGTTTGTGAACAAGTTCGCCACTATTGCGCTCGCTTGCGTCATATTGTCCATTTCTGCAGTCTACGCTGGCATCTTCGTTAACTTCAATGGAAATGACAAACTTCA AATGTGTATCCTGGGCAAACGGTTACTGAAAGATATCCATATTAGCGATTGCGCAAAGAATATCACCGGCCCGCTGTACAAACTCTTCTGTCCTAACAACACTTGCGATCCTTACTTCTTGGCTCACAACGTTAGCATCGTAAAAGGAATTAAG GGATTATCAAGCGGTGTATTTTTCGATAACTTGGAAGACTCATTCTTGCAATTAGGGCAATACATTGCATATGGAAAGGAGCCAGATGATATCGAACAAATGGAGAGACCAACATATAATCAAGTTTACGCTGACCTCACGACAACTTTTACGATTCTTATCGGAATCTTCTTTCCATCAGTAACTG GTATAATGGCTGGCTCCAATCGATCTGGAGACTTGGCAGACGCACAAAAGAGCATCCCGATCGGGACCATCTGCGCCATCCTTACTACCTCGACCGTATATCTCTCCTGTGTATTGCTGTTCGCCGGGACTGTGGACAATTTGCTCCTCCGTGACAA GTTTGGCCAATCTATTGGAGGGAAGCTTGTGGTAGCTAACATGGCATGGCCAAACGAGTGGGTAATTTTGATTGGCTCCTTCCTATCGACACTTGGAGCCGGATTGCAATCTTTGACCGGAGCACCCCGTCTCCTTCAAGCCATTGCAAAGGATGAGATCATACCGTTCTTGGCCCCATTTGCCGTTTCATCTAGCAGGGGCGAACCTACAAG GGCCCTTCTGCTAACGATGTTGATCTGCCAATGCGGTATCTTACTGGGTAACGTTGACATCCTCGCGCCATTGCTTTCTATGTTCTTCCTCATGTGCTACGGATTCGTCAATCTGGCGTGCGCCTTGCAAACTCTTCTGAAGACTCCTAACTGGCGTCCAAGATTTAAGTATTACCACTG GTCTCTATCTCTTGCTGGTCTGACGCTGTGTATCTCGATCATGTTCATGACGTCATGGTTCTATGCTCTTATTGCTATGGGAATGGCTGGccttatttacaaatacatcGAATATCGCGG agcGGAGAAGGAATGGGGTGACGGCCTCCGAGGTTTGGCTTTGTCAGCGGCTCGATACTCCCTGCTGCGCCTGGAAGAAGGTCCTCCCCATACCAAGAACTGGCGGCCGCAGGTGCTCGTGCTGGCTAAAATGAACACTGATCTCAAACCGACCTACCGCAAGATGCTGGCATTCGCCAGTCAACTCAAAGCTG GCAAGGGTTTGACGGTATGCGTGTCTGTGATATCCGGCGATTACACTCGGCTGTCGAGCGAGGCTCTCAGTGCCAAGCAGAACTTACGCAAATGCATGGAGGACGAGAAGCTGAAGGGATTCGTGGATGTATTAGTGGCACCCAACATCGCTGATGGACTCAGTCATTT cGTACAAACTTGTGGTTTGGGAGGACTAAAGCCCAACACCGTGATCGTTGGCTGGCCATACGGCTGGCGGCATTCTGAGGAGATGCCTGTCAGCGAGCCCAAGTGGCACGGTTTCCTGCACACCGTCCGTGCCGTGGCTGCCGCTCGTATGGCCCTACTGGTACCCAAAGGAATCAACTTCTTCCCTGACTCGACTGAGAAG ATATCAGGCAACATCGACATCTGGTGGATCGTGCACGACGGCGGCATGCTAATGCTGCTGCCGTTCCTGCTGAAGCAGCACCGCACCTGGAAGAACTGCAAGATGCGCATCTTCACCGTAGCACAAATGGAAGACAATTCTATCCAGATGAAGAAGGACCTCAAGATGTTCCTCTATCAACTCCGAATTGAAGCCGAAGTCGAAGTTGTTGAGATG ACGGACAGCGACATATCCGCGTACACATACGAGCGCACGCTGATGATGGAACAGCGCAACCAGATGCTGCGAGAGCTCCGGCTCAACAAGAAGGAGACGCTTGGCATG ATGCAAAATTTCGTGGACTATCGTGAAAATGCTGAGGAGAAGTTGCCTCTG GTTCAAGCAATAGTGGACCACCACCATGCAGACGTGAAGACCGCCAGCAAGGTACGGTTCGCGGAGCCCGGCGCTGAGACGGCAGAAGACGCCCCCTCTCCACCACTCTCTGATGCCGAGGACAAAGACAAGGACAGAGATGACAAG GACGACTTTCGGAGTAGTTTGTTGCACATAATCGATTCAATGTGGGACTCCGATGAACGGTCGCAGTGCGAGGGCGACGTCTCGCCGCCGCCTGAACCAGACAAGCACAAGGAGAACAACCCCAATGGAGACACGCTCAAACCCAAACCCAACATGGCCGATATCACACC TGACGAAGGCACAGTGCGGCGGATGCACACAGCGGTGAAGCTGAACGAAGTGATCGTGACACGCTCGCACGACTCCCAGCTTGTCATACTGAACCTGCCTGGCCCGCCCAGGGACACTAAATTTGAGAGGGAGTCCAATT ATATGGAGTTTCTAGAGGTGCTGACAGAGGGCCTGGAGAAGGTGCTGATGGTTCGTGGAGGCGGTCGCGAGGTGATCACCATCTACTCGTGA
- the kcc gene encoding solute carrier family 12 member 4 isoform X5 — MRLLSGQDKDGGAASTLLRGDTDEHGLPAQKDKGCDTNLYLYHEEIEDRPRAATFLSSLADYSNTIPTASAADPDAAKPAPPARMGTLIGVYLPCIQNIFGVILFIRLTWVVGTAGAIQGFLIVLTCCCTTMLTAISMSAIATNGVVPAGGSYFMIGRSLGPECGGAVGMLFYTGTTLAAAMYIVGAVEIVLTYMAPSLSIFGDFTKDPEAMYNNFRVYGTGLLIVMGMVVFVGVKFVNKFATIALACVILSISAVYAGIFVNFNGNDKLQMCILGKRLLKDIHISDCAKNITGPLYKLFCPNNTCDPYFLAHNVSIVKGIKGLSSGVFFDNLEDSFLQLGQYIAYGKEPDDIEQMERPTYNQVYADLTTTFTILIGIFFPSVTGIMAGSNRSGDLADAQKSIPIGTICAILTTSTVYLSCVLLFAGTVDNLLLRDKFGQSIGGKLVVANMAWPNEWVILIGSFLSTLGAGLQSLTGAPRLLQAIAKDEIIPFLAPFAVSSSRGEPTRALLLTMLICQCGILLGNVDILAPLLSMFFLMCYGFVNLACALQTLLKTPNWRPRFKYYHWSLSLAGLTLCISIMFMTSWFYALIAMGMAGLIYKYIEYRGAEKEWGDGLRGLALSAARYSLLRLEEGPPHTKNWRPQVLVLAKMNTDLKPTYRKMLAFASQLKAGKGLTVCVSVISGDYTRLSSEALSAKQNLRKCMEDEKLKGFVDVLVAPNIADGLSHFVQTCGLGGLKPNTVIVGWPYGWRHSEEMPVSEPKWHGFLHTVRAVAAARMALLVPKGINFFPDSTEKISGNIDIWWIVHDGGMLMLLPFLLKQHRTWKNCKMRIFTVAQMEDNSIQMKKDLKMFLYQLRIEAEVEVVEMTDSDISAYTYERTLMMEQRNQMLRELRLNKKETLGMMQNFVDYRENAEEKLPLVQAIVDHHHADVKTASKVRFAEPGAETAEDAPSPPLSDAEDKDKDRDDKDDFRSSLLHIIDSMWDSDERSQCEGDVSPPPEPDKHKENNPNGDTLKPKPNMADITPDEGTVRRMHTAVKLNEVIVTRSHDSQLVILNLPGPPRDTKFERESNYMEFLEVLTEGLEKVLMVRGGGREVITIYS; from the exons GAAGAAATCGAGGACAGACCTCGTGCGGCGACGTTCCTCAGTTCCCTGGCGGACTACTCCAACACGATCCCGACAGCATCCGCGGCCGACCCCGACGCCGCCAAGCCCGCGCCGCCCGCGCGCATGGGCACCCTCATCGGCGTCTACCTACCCTGCATCCAGAACATCTTCGGCGTCATCCTCTTCATCCGTCTCACCTGGGTCGTCGGCACCGCCGGAGCTATACAAGGCTTCCTCATTGTGCTCACGTGTTGTTGTACG ACGATGTTAACAGCGATATCGATGTCTGCGATCGCGACGAACGGCGTAGTGCCGGCTGGTGGGTCTTACTTCATGATCGGCCGCTCGCTGGGCCCCGAGTGCGGGGGCGCGGTCGGCATGCTCTTCTACACCGGGACGACGCTGGCTGCGGCTATGTATATCGTCGGTGCTGTCGAGATCGTGCTG ACATACATGGCCCCCTCATTGTCCATCTTCGGCGACTTCACCAAGGACCCCGAGGCGATGTACAACAACTTCAGGGTGTACGGCACGGGGCTGCTCATCGTCATGGGCATGGTGGTGTTCGTGGGAGTCAAGTTTGTGAACAAGTTCGCCACTATTGCGCTCGCTTGCGTCATATTGTCCATTTCTGCAGTCTACGCTGGCATCTTCGTTAACTTCAATGGAAATGACAAACTTCA AATGTGTATCCTGGGCAAACGGTTACTGAAAGATATCCATATTAGCGATTGCGCAAAGAATATCACCGGCCCGCTGTACAAACTCTTCTGTCCTAACAACACTTGCGATCCTTACTTCTTGGCTCACAACGTTAGCATCGTAAAAGGAATTAAG GGATTATCAAGCGGTGTATTTTTCGATAACTTGGAAGACTCATTCTTGCAATTAGGGCAATACATTGCATATGGAAAGGAGCCAGATGATATCGAACAAATGGAGAGACCAACATATAATCAAGTTTACGCTGACCTCACGACAACTTTTACGATTCTTATCGGAATCTTCTTTCCATCAGTAACTG GTATAATGGCTGGCTCCAATCGATCTGGAGACTTGGCAGACGCACAAAAGAGCATCCCGATCGGGACCATCTGCGCCATCCTTACTACCTCGACCGTATATCTCTCCTGTGTATTGCTGTTCGCCGGGACTGTGGACAATTTGCTCCTCCGTGACAA GTTTGGCCAATCTATTGGAGGGAAGCTTGTGGTAGCTAACATGGCATGGCCAAACGAGTGGGTAATTTTGATTGGCTCCTTCCTATCGACACTTGGAGCCGGATTGCAATCTTTGACCGGAGCACCCCGTCTCCTTCAAGCCATTGCAAAGGATGAGATCATACCGTTCTTGGCCCCATTTGCCGTTTCATCTAGCAGGGGCGAACCTACAAG GGCCCTTCTGCTAACGATGTTGATCTGCCAATGCGGTATCTTACTGGGTAACGTTGACATCCTCGCGCCATTGCTTTCTATGTTCTTCCTCATGTGCTACGGATTCGTCAATCTGGCGTGCGCCTTGCAAACTCTTCTGAAGACTCCTAACTGGCGTCCAAGATTTAAGTATTACCACTG GTCTCTATCTCTTGCTGGTCTGACGCTGTGTATCTCGATCATGTTCATGACGTCATGGTTCTATGCTCTTATTGCTATGGGAATGGCTGGccttatttacaaatacatcGAATATCGCGG agcGGAGAAGGAATGGGGTGACGGCCTCCGAGGTTTGGCTTTGTCAGCGGCTCGATACTCCCTGCTGCGCCTGGAAGAAGGTCCTCCCCATACCAAGAACTGGCGGCCGCAGGTGCTCGTGCTGGCTAAAATGAACACTGATCTCAAACCGACCTACCGCAAGATGCTGGCATTCGCCAGTCAACTCAAAGCTG GCAAGGGTTTGACGGTATGCGTGTCTGTGATATCCGGCGATTACACTCGGCTGTCGAGCGAGGCTCTCAGTGCCAAGCAGAACTTACGCAAATGCATGGAGGACGAGAAGCTGAAGGGATTCGTGGATGTATTAGTGGCACCCAACATCGCTGATGGACTCAGTCATTT cGTACAAACTTGTGGTTTGGGAGGACTAAAGCCCAACACCGTGATCGTTGGCTGGCCATACGGCTGGCGGCATTCTGAGGAGATGCCTGTCAGCGAGCCCAAGTGGCACGGTTTCCTGCACACCGTCCGTGCCGTGGCTGCCGCTCGTATGGCCCTACTGGTACCCAAAGGAATCAACTTCTTCCCTGACTCGACTGAGAAG ATATCAGGCAACATCGACATCTGGTGGATCGTGCACGACGGCGGCATGCTAATGCTGCTGCCGTTCCTGCTGAAGCAGCACCGCACCTGGAAGAACTGCAAGATGCGCATCTTCACCGTAGCACAAATGGAAGACAATTCTATCCAGATGAAGAAGGACCTCAAGATGTTCCTCTATCAACTCCGAATTGAAGCCGAAGTCGAAGTTGTTGAGATG ACGGACAGCGACATATCCGCGTACACATACGAGCGCACGCTGATGATGGAACAGCGCAACCAGATGCTGCGAGAGCTCCGGCTCAACAAGAAGGAGACGCTTGGCATG ATGCAAAATTTCGTGGACTATCGTGAAAATGCTGAGGAGAAGTTGCCTCTG GTTCAAGCAATAGTGGACCACCACCATGCAGACGTGAAGACCGCCAGCAAGGTACGGTTCGCGGAGCCCGGCGCTGAGACGGCAGAAGACGCCCCCTCTCCACCACTCTCTGATGCCGAGGACAAAGACAAGGACAGAGATGACAAG GACGACTTTCGGAGTAGTTTGTTGCACATAATCGATTCAATGTGGGACTCCGATGAACGGTCGCAGTGCGAGGGCGACGTCTCGCCGCCGCCTGAACCAGACAAGCACAAGGAGAACAACCCCAATGGAGACACGCTCAAACCCAAACCCAACATGGCCGATATCACACC TGACGAAGGCACAGTGCGGCGGATGCACACAGCGGTGAAGCTGAACGAAGTGATCGTGACACGCTCGCACGACTCCCAGCTTGTCATACTGAACCTGCCTGGCCCGCCCAGGGACACTAAATTTGAGAGGGAGTCCAATT ATATGGAGTTTCTAGAGGTGCTGACAGAGGGCCTGGAGAAGGTGCTGATGGTTCGTGGAGGCGGTCGCGAGGTGATCACCATCTACTCGTGA